DNA sequence from the Brachybacterium avium genome:
AACAGCACCATATAGAAGCCCAGCAGGTTCCAGACCACAGCCAGGCCCACCGCGATGAGCGCGAAATCGGGGCTCCCCAGCCAGGCGATCCCCGGATCCAGACCGATCAGGCCCAGAGTCCCGTTCAGCAATCCCCCATTGGGTGAATAGATGAACGCGAACAGGATGCCGACCACGACGGCGGGGATGACATACGGGAAGAAGCTGACCATGCGGAAGAAGTTCGCACCGCGCACACCGCGGACCTCACCGCGCGTGCTGCCGCCGACGGTCACCAGGATCGCCAGCGCGAACGCGAGCACGATCACGACCGTCGGCAGTGCGACCATCAGGATGAGGTTGTTGGTCAGCGCCTTGAGGAACGTGGGGTCCTGGAACAATGTGACGTAGTTGCCCAGCCCGATGAACTCGGGCGCGGCCGAGAGTCCCCGCCAGTTCGTCAGCGAATAGAAGATCGCCTGCGCGATCGGCCAGACGACGATCACGGCGTACAGCAGCAGCGGGAGTCCGAGGAAGATCGCGAAGAACAGCACGCGGGACGGCGTGATGCGGCGACGCGCCCCTCGGGTGCGCACAGGCGCACCCGAGGGGACGGTGGTTCCGATAGCAGCGCTCATCAGTCAGGGACGTCGAACTTCTCGATGCTGTCGTCCTCACGGACGCCGTCGATCATCGCCTGCTCCCGCTCCCGCGCCTGGTCGGCGGTGAGGCCGCCGCTGAGGAACTCCGTCCACAGGGTGACCGTGTCCGGGCCGAGCCCGTACCAATCCCGGTGATTGATGTGGAAGGTGTTCTCCCCGGCGGCGGTGATCATCTCGTTGGTCGAGGCGAGAGCCGTCGAACCGAAGGCGTCCTCGGGGATGGTGTCCTTGAGGACCGTCGGGGACGAGGTGATCTCGGAGAAGTTCTGCGCCTGCTCCTTGGAGAGCATGATCCGCAGGAACTCGAGGCCGCCGGCCCCGTTCGCAGCGTCGCTGGGAACGAAGAAGGGCTCGCCGGCTGTGCCGTGGATGGCTTCCGCCGGCATGGCGCCGTTCGAGCTCAGCTGGGGCGTGGGCACGCCCACCATCTCGTAATCATCGGGGGTGATGCCCTTCTGC
Encoded proteins:
- a CDS encoding carbohydrate ABC transporter permease; this encodes MRTRGARRRITPSRVLFFAIFLGLPLLLYAVIVVWPIAQAIFYSLTNWRGLSAAPEFIGLGNYVTLFQDPTFLKALTNNLILMVALPTVVIVLAFALAILVTVGGSTRGEVRGVRGANFFRMVSFFPYVIPAVVVGILFAFIYSPNGGLLNGTLGLIGLDPGIAWLGSPDFALIAVGLAVVWNLLGFYMVLFVAAIHAVPAEIVEAARLDGCGRLRLSVQVILPMIRENVSTAAVYMGIVALDMFVYIQVMTPNGGTAKSTEVISRYLYETAFFDSRFGLASAMGVVLALVTMLMAVIVLFSFRRKDV